GGCGTGGTGGTGCCGCGTGCCACCCCGCGGGCGCTGGTCGAGCGGCTCAACAGGGACATCGTGCGGGCTCTGAACGCGCGAGACCTGCGCGAGCGCCTGGAATCGCTCGGCGCGGAGCTCGCCCCGGGCACGCCCGAGGATTTCGCCGGCTACATCGCGCGCGAGATTCCGAAATGGGCGAAAGTGGTGAAAGATTCCGGCGCCCGCGCCGAATAGGCTTGTGGTAAGTTTGCTGCCCTTGAGGGGAATCCGATATGAGAAGCGTGACAAGCGTGACGGCATGCCTGTTGTTCGCGGGTGCGGCCGTGGCCGCTGAGATCAAGGTGCTGAGCGCGGGCGCGGTCGAGCCGGGCCTGCGCGCCGCGGCGGGCGCCTACGCGAAGCAATCCGGAAACGAGGTGAAGATCACCTTCAACACCGCCCCCGAGATCAGGAAGCGCGTCGCCGCCGGCGAAACCTTCGACGTGGTGATCGCCCCGCCCGCCGCCTTGGACGAATTCGCCGGAAAAATCTCGGCCGAGCGCGTCGGCCTCGGGCGCGTGGGACTGGGGGTCGCGGTGCGCCCGGGCGCGGACGCCCCTGACATTTCCAGCACCGAAGCGCTCAAGCGCTCGGTGCTCGCCGCCGATTCGATCGTGTACAACCGCGCCTCGACCGGAATCTATCTCGAGAACCTGTTCAAGAAGATGGACCTCTACGATCAGATCCTGTCGAAGACCACGCGCTATCCCGACGCGGGCGCCGTGATGGAGCACCTGCTCAAGGGCAAGGGCAAGGAGATCGGCTTCGGGCCTGTCACCGAGATCCTCCTGCATCGCGACAAGGGCCTGAAGCTGGTCGGTCCGCTGCCGGCCGACATCCAGAACTACACGTCCTATTCCGCGGCGCC
The sequence above is drawn from the Candidatus Sulfotelmatobacter sp. genome and encodes:
- a CDS encoding substrate-binding domain-containing protein codes for the protein MRSVTSVTACLLFAGAAVAAEIKVLSAGAVEPGLRAAAGAYAKQSGNEVKITFNTAPEIRKRVAAGETFDVVIAPPAALDEFAGKISAERVGLGRVGLGVAVRPGADAPDISSTEALKRSVLAADSIVYNRASTGIYLENLFKKMDLYDQILSKTTRYPDAGAVMEHLLKGKGKEIGFGPVTEILLHRDKGLKLVGPLPADIQNYTSYSAAPMTASANAEGAKAFVRYLGSPESKALLVAAGVD